Part of the Crossiella cryophila genome, ACTGTCCTGCGTCGAGCGTGCATCGTGCCCCTCCTGATCATGCCTGTGGAGTGCGGAAACGGCGGCGGCAAGGGTGGCGGCACAGTGTCGGATGTAAACGCTTGCAGTGGGTCCGACCCTAACCCAAGGCAAGCGCTTACCGCTAGGGCTGTCAATGCCGTCTGGAAAGTTCCCTGAAAAATACGATCGGCCCATAGCGGGATCAAGAAAAACGTGTCTAGCGTGGTGTCGCTCGCCATGAGCACTGGAGAGGGCGGTTCGGCGGCGGACCGCCCGTGATCCGAGGAGTGAGCGTTATGGAAACTCGTGAAGTGTGGACCCGTCCGGAATTCACCGAGTACGACACGCCCATGGAGGTCACCGCGTACGCGGCCCGCATGGACTGATGCTCATCAAGGGCGGGGAGCCACGGCCCTGTGGCTCCCCGCCCGCCTCCGCCGCCGCCAGCACTGTCGGAGTTCTCCTCGAGAGGTAGTGCGGAGATGGCCACCAGCCAGGATGTGTTGTCGCGTGAGGACTTCCTCGCCGCGTTGCAGGCCCTGTCCCATCGCTACTGGGGAACGCACCCCTTCCACCAGCGGATGCACGCCGGTGAGCTGACCGAACACGAGCTGCGGACCTGGGCGGCCAACCGCTGGTACTACCAGTGCATGCTGCCGCAGAAGGACGCGGCCATCATCAGCAACTGCCCGCTGCCCGAGGTGCGCAGGCAGTGGCTGGACCGGATCGTCTACCACGACGGCAAGGTCGACGGCGAGGGCGGCGCGGCCAGCTGGCTGCGGCTGTGCCAGGCCGTTGGCCTGACCCGCGAGGAAGTGCTGGACCAGCGGCACATCGCGCCCGGCACCCGGTTCGCGGTGGACGCCTATGTCAACTTCGCCCGGCAGCAGCCGTGGATCATCGGCGTGGCCTCCGGGCTGACCGAGATGTTCTCCGGACACCTGATGCGGCAACGGGTTTCCGACGTGCTGGCCGGCTACAGCTGGATCCGGCGCGAGGACCTGGCCTACTTCACCACCCGGATCGACAAGGTCTCCGGCGAGGGCAAGGAGACCGTGGACCTGGTGCTGGAGCACTGCGACACCAGGGCACTGCAGGACGCGGCGGTGGCCGCGCTGAGCTTCAAGTGCGATGTGCTGTGGAGCCTGCTGGACTCGATCGAACGCGCCGCGGCGAAGGGCTGACCCCGATGAGCGAAATCACCGGGACCTCCCGGCCGAGGCTGCGCCGCGGGGTGCGGCTCAGTTACGACAAGGTGCGCGAGACGCACGTGCTGCTCTTCCCCGAGGGCGTGCTGGTGCCCAACCCGACCGCGGCCGCGGTGCTCGAACACTGCGACGGGGTCAACGACGTCGACGCGGTGGTGAAGCTGCTCTCCGAGCGCTACCAAGGGGTTGCGGTGGCTGACGTGGCCGGGCTGCTGGCCGCGCTGATCGAGCGACGGATCGTGGAACTGGCGGTGGCCGATGTCTGAGATCCCGGTGTCCCCTGCCGAGGCCCCGCTGGGCATGCTCGCCGAGCTGACCCACCGCTGCCCGCTGCACTGCCCGTACTGCTCCAACCCGCTGGAGCTGATCGCCAAGAACAACGAGCTGACCACCGACCAGTGGCGCACGGTGCTCACCCAGGCGCGCGAGCTTGGCGTGCTGCAGGTGCACATGTCCGGCGGCGAACCCCTTGCCCGCCATGACATCCGCGAGCTGGTCGAGCATGCCAGCGACCTCGGCTGCTACGTGAACCTGGTGACCAGCGGGCTCGGCCTGACCGAACCGGTGCTCCAGGACCTGGCCGATCGCGGGCTGGCGCACGTGCAACTGTCCATTCAGGACTCCGACCCGGTGCGCGGCAACCAGGTGGCCGGGGCCCGCGCGCACGACCGCAAGCTGGCCGCGGCGAAGGTGGTGCACAAGGTCGGCCTGCCGCTGACCGGGAACGTGGTGCTCACCCGGCTCAACCACGACCGGATCGGCGAGATCATCACCATGGCCGAGACCATGGGCGTGGACCGGCTGGAGCTGGCCAACACCCAGTACTACGGCTGGGCGCTGAAGAACCGGGCCCAGCTGATGCCGACCAGGGAGCAGCTGGCCACCGCGGAGCCGATCGTGCGCGCGGCGAGCAAGCGGCTGGCCGGGCGGATGCAGGTGGTCTACGTGGTGGCCGACTACTACGAGGACTACCCCAAGCCCTGCATGCACGGCTGGGGCGCGCGTCAGCTCACCGTGGCGCCCAACGGGGATGTGCTGCCCTGCCCGGCGGCCACCGCGATCAGCACGCTCAAACTGGACAACGTCAAGGACCGGCCACTGGCCGAGATCTGGTACCAGGGCGAGAGTTTCAACGCCTACCGCGGCACCGAGTGGATGAGCCCGACCTGCCAGGTCTGCCCGCGCAAGGAGACCGACTTCGGCGGCTGCCGCTGCCAGGCCTTCCTGCTCACCGGGGACGCGGCGGCCACCGACCCGGTGTGCTCGAAGTCGCCGGACCGGCCGATCATCGACACCATCCTGGCCCGTCACCACCAGGCGCCCGAACCGCTGGACGCACCGCTGGCGATGCGCTGGCTGGCCGCCGAACGAGGAGCACGATGAAGGTTCTGCTGCTGGGCA contains:
- the pqqA gene encoding pyrroloquinoline quinone precursor peptide PqqA, whose protein sequence is METREVWTRPEFTEYDTPMEVTAYAARMD
- the pqqC gene encoding pyrroloquinoline-quinone synthase PqqC, which produces MATSQDVLSREDFLAALQALSHRYWGTHPFHQRMHAGELTEHELRTWAANRWYYQCMLPQKDAAIISNCPLPEVRRQWLDRIVYHDGKVDGEGGAASWLRLCQAVGLTREEVLDQRHIAPGTRFAVDAYVNFARQQPWIIGVASGLTEMFSGHLMRQRVSDVLAGYSWIRREDLAYFTTRIDKVSGEGKETVDLVLEHCDTRALQDAAVAALSFKCDVLWSLLDSIERAAAKG
- the pqqD gene encoding pyrroloquinoline quinone biosynthesis peptide chaperone PqqD; this translates as MSEITGTSRPRLRRGVRLSYDKVRETHVLLFPEGVLVPNPTAAAVLEHCDGVNDVDAVVKLLSERYQGVAVADVAGLLAALIERRIVELAVADV
- the pqqE gene encoding pyrroloquinoline quinone biosynthesis protein PqqE, whose amino-acid sequence is MSEIPVSPAEAPLGMLAELTHRCPLHCPYCSNPLELIAKNNELTTDQWRTVLTQARELGVLQVHMSGGEPLARHDIRELVEHASDLGCYVNLVTSGLGLTEPVLQDLADRGLAHVQLSIQDSDPVRGNQVAGARAHDRKLAAAKVVHKVGLPLTGNVVLTRLNHDRIGEIITMAETMGVDRLELANTQYYGWALKNRAQLMPTREQLATAEPIVRAASKRLAGRMQVVYVVADYYEDYPKPCMHGWGARQLTVAPNGDVLPCPAATAISTLKLDNVKDRPLAEIWYQGESFNAYRGTEWMSPTCQVCPRKETDFGGCRCQAFLLTGDAAATDPVCSKSPDRPIIDTILARHHQAPEPLDAPLAMRWLAAERGAR